One window from the genome of Natrinema caseinilyticum encodes:
- a CDS encoding acyl-CoA synthetase, producing the protein MSVRDPLSVTYEEACNEFDWEEAWTSFDGTQRSFNLGSEILGSGDDTETVAIRVVDMSDGSEETVTVSDIATRSRQFANFLDDCGLSTGARVAAVMEPREALYATIAGTWLGGYVYVPLYTLFGPEALQYRLENSGTKVLVTTPEHREKIDESELDDLEHLVIVGGGNTDETPFSDIRKYEADYNPADTSADDICAIQYTSGTTGDPKGVEMPHGCPIALYPYTKYAADLRPDDTFLGMAPSAWSYGLFYCTVVPLQQGTELITVRGDFDPSALVDILDDYPVTNFFAPPTAFRQMAQLDIDADTASVDIHRIYSGGESVGVSTGEWVEETFGTTVLEHYGFTEGGMLINNYPLREWDVKPGTMGKPIPGREVELLESDTDEPVDDGDVGEIALRLADEVPFAESYFGMPEKSEEKFGGDWLRSDDLARRDEDGYFQYVGRADDVIISAGYRIGPSEVEDSLMNHDAVAEVGVVGLSDEERGQIVAAFVVSASSATPSDELADRIRTDVKQRLSKHEYPRRVEFVDELPKTASGKIQRYKLEQEYGSAE; encoded by the coding sequence ATGTCGGTGAGGGATCCGTTATCTGTTACGTACGAGGAGGCCTGTAACGAATTTGACTGGGAAGAAGCGTGGACTTCCTTCGACGGAACGCAGCGCTCGTTCAATCTCGGGAGCGAAATCCTCGGCAGTGGCGACGACACCGAGACGGTAGCGATCAGAGTCGTGGATATGAGTGACGGGTCGGAGGAAACGGTAACTGTTTCTGATATAGCGACGCGGAGTCGCCAATTCGCGAACTTCCTCGACGATTGCGGTCTCTCGACAGGAGCTCGAGTCGCGGCGGTGATGGAACCGCGAGAAGCATTGTACGCGACGATCGCGGGAACATGGCTCGGCGGATACGTGTACGTCCCCCTGTATACGCTGTTCGGCCCGGAGGCGCTTCAGTACCGCCTCGAGAACTCAGGGACGAAAGTCCTCGTAACGACACCCGAACATCGAGAAAAGATCGACGAGTCCGAACTGGATGACCTCGAACACCTCGTCATCGTCGGCGGTGGAAACACAGACGAGACGCCGTTTAGCGACATTCGCAAGTACGAGGCGGACTACAATCCGGCTGATACGAGTGCCGACGATATCTGTGCCATTCAGTATACCAGCGGAACGACCGGCGATCCGAAAGGCGTCGAAATGCCCCACGGGTGTCCCATCGCCCTCTACCCGTATACGAAATACGCCGCCGACCTCCGACCGGACGACACGTTTCTCGGAATGGCACCGTCGGCCTGGTCCTACGGACTGTTCTACTGCACCGTCGTCCCGCTTCAACAGGGCACGGAACTCATCACGGTCCGTGGTGATTTCGACCCTAGTGCTCTCGTCGACATTCTCGACGACTATCCGGTGACCAATTTCTTCGCCCCGCCGACCGCGTTCCGACAGATGGCCCAGCTCGATATCGACGCCGATACCGCGTCCGTCGACATCCACCGCATTTACTCTGGTGGTGAATCGGTCGGCGTGAGCACCGGCGAGTGGGTCGAGGAGACCTTCGGAACAACAGTGCTCGAGCACTACGGATTCACTGAGGGCGGAATGTTGATAAACAACTATCCGCTACGAGAATGGGACGTAAAACCCGGTACGATGGGGAAGCCGATACCCGGTCGTGAAGTCGAACTCCTCGAGTCCGATACTGACGAGCCAGTCGACGACGGCGACGTGGGCGAAATCGCTCTTCGCCTCGCTGACGAAGTTCCGTTCGCGGAATCGTACTTCGGAATGCCCGAAAAGAGTGAAGAGAAATTCGGCGGTGACTGGCTCCGATCAGACGATCTCGCTCGTCGAGACGAAGACGGGTACTTCCAGTACGTGGGCCGCGCCGACGACGTCATCATTTCGGCGGGGTACCGAATCGGCCCTTCGGAAGTCGAGGACAGCCTGATGAATCATGACGCCGTGGCCGAGGTCGGCGTCGTCGGACTCTCCGACGAAGAACGTGGACAGATCGTCGCAGCGTTCGTCGTTTCGGCGTCTTCCGCGACTCCGTCCGACGAACTTGCCGACCGAATACGCACTGATGTCAAGCAACGCCTCTCGAAACACGAGTATCCGCGACGCGTCGAATTCGTCGACGAACTTCCGAAGACTGCGTCGGGAAAGATTCAGCGGTACAAGCTCGAGCAGGAGTACGGAAGCGCCGAGTGA
- a CDS encoding SDR family NAD(P)-dependent oxidoreductase: MTGTTTSEKIDFDRQVAVVTGGAQGIGRGIAETFAGLGADVVIADVAIDSAEETAREVAEEYDASIEAIETDVTEYEDAQNLVETTIDEFGRLDVLVNNAGLTEAKPFVETEPDEWAFWVGVCFFGTMNCMHAALPQMIDQGSGAIVNFASDSYKGNDPGLAVYGAAKAANVSLTSTVAHEIGDEGVRVNCVSPGTTETPATQDVVDQYREQMIENSYALDRLGQPTDIADAVAFLASDAADWITGQTLSVNGGYIRG, translated from the coding sequence ATGACAGGTACGACGACCAGTGAGAAGATAGACTTCGACAGACAGGTGGCCGTCGTTACGGGCGGCGCACAGGGAATCGGGCGTGGTATTGCTGAGACGTTCGCCGGACTCGGTGCCGACGTGGTTATCGCCGACGTCGCGATCGATTCGGCCGAGGAAACCGCACGAGAGGTCGCCGAGGAGTATGACGCGTCCATCGAAGCCATCGAGACGGACGTCACCGAGTATGAGGATGCGCAGAACCTCGTCGAGACGACCATCGACGAGTTCGGTCGTCTCGATGTGCTCGTGAACAACGCCGGGCTAACGGAGGCGAAACCATTTGTCGAGACGGAACCCGACGAATGGGCGTTCTGGGTGGGCGTCTGCTTTTTCGGAACGATGAACTGCATGCACGCGGCCCTCCCGCAGATGATCGATCAGGGATCGGGTGCGATTGTCAACTTTGCCAGCGACTCCTACAAGGGGAACGATCCCGGACTGGCGGTGTACGGGGCCGCGAAGGCGGCTAACGTCTCGCTGACGAGCACCGTTGCCCACGAAATCGGCGACGAGGGCGTCCGCGTGAACTGCGTCTCGCCCGGGACGACGGAGACGCCCGCGACCCAGGACGTGGTCGACCAGTACCGCGAACAGATGATTGAGAACTCCTACGCTCTGGATCGGCTCGGCCAGCCAACCGACATTGCCGATGCGGTCGCGTTCCTCGCGAGCGATGCAGCTGACTGGATCACGGGACAGACCCTGAGCGTCAACGGCGGATACATACGTGGATAG
- a CDS encoding enoyl-CoA hydratase/isomerase family protein, with protein MVTEYEDIDLRLEDDGRAEIRLDRPESMNALSDRMADEILEALDRLEDEDVRVLVIKGTEGNFCAGADVGSPPAETKPHEQTRRFRGLRRMFNRLESFPRPTVAAIEGYCLGGGCEIACCCDTRVAAESATIGVPEIMLGVIPAGGGTQRLSRLIGLSRARDMVLRGKHHDAETMRDYGFVHELADDDEFETVLQEIVEEYLIRPPVAMEMAKLTMNGGYEAALESGLEMEALATGVVFGTDDAQEGLEAFREDRDPDFGGE; from the coding sequence ATGGTTACGGAGTACGAAGACATCGACCTGCGTCTCGAGGACGACGGCCGAGCGGAGATACGACTAGATAGACCGGAGTCCATGAACGCGCTCAGCGACCGGATGGCCGACGAGATACTCGAGGCACTGGATCGACTCGAGGACGAAGACGTACGGGTGCTCGTCATCAAGGGCACCGAGGGGAACTTCTGTGCCGGCGCGGACGTCGGGTCGCCTCCGGCTGAAACGAAACCCCACGAGCAGACTCGTCGGTTCCGCGGACTCCGGCGGATGTTCAACCGGCTGGAAAGCTTCCCGCGCCCGACGGTCGCCGCTATCGAGGGCTACTGCCTCGGCGGGGGATGTGAGATCGCCTGCTGTTGCGATACTCGCGTCGCCGCCGAGAGCGCGACGATCGGCGTCCCCGAGATCATGCTCGGCGTCATCCCTGCCGGTGGCGGTACCCAGCGACTTTCACGACTCATCGGCCTCTCGCGAGCGCGAGACATGGTCCTCCGCGGGAAACACCACGATGCCGAGACGATGCGAGACTACGGGTTCGTCCACGAATTGGCCGACGACGACGAGTTCGAGACCGTACTCCAGGAGATAGTCGAAGAGTACCTGATTCGTCCGCCGGTCGCCATGGAGATGGCGAAGCTAACGATGAATGGCGGCTACGAGGCCGCTCTCGAGTCAGGGCTCGAGATGGAAGCGCTCGCGACCGGCGTCGTGTTCGGCACCGATGACGCACAGGAGGGTCTGGAGGCGTTTCGCGAGGATCGCGACCCAGATTTCGGAGGCGAGTGA
- a CDS encoding acyl-CoA dehydrogenase family protein, which produces MRSDRNFEEYRESMLDYLWNEIEPHAEEWAETGDLPREELWDEWDEIGFLGAMAPEEYGGLDLTQQEYVQLEKEWAKVSGGLRVILHVHNTNTVLLDHVGTEAQKERWIPEIVDEGASFAFALTEPHAGSGTDIKTHAEKDGDKYVLNGEKHHITNADFTEYFNVITRTENGFSILVVPRDANGFTIREMPETMGSHGSEHCYLHFDDVRVPEENLLGREEGSGVRDAVNHLRVSRIYIGANALGISERCLEEAVTWAKKRVTFGKPIAERQAVQQYLGEMARDVYALRLAVEDAARKVDENGRAGIEADLCKLMAKDVTQQVTDNAMLVFGGLGYYREAPIQRFYRDARLNWLEEGTPSIQQITAAKNLLNGEYPYELDEQAVAHLDHPIDDYNPEGGDEYKLSYEL; this is translated from the coding sequence ATGCGCTCCGATCGCAACTTCGAGGAGTACCGCGAATCGATGCTCGATTACCTGTGGAACGAGATCGAACCCCACGCCGAAGAGTGGGCCGAGACGGGCGACCTCCCACGGGAGGAACTGTGGGACGAATGGGACGAGATCGGCTTTCTCGGCGCGATGGCCCCCGAGGAGTACGGCGGACTCGACCTGACCCAGCAGGAGTACGTCCAACTCGAGAAGGAGTGGGCGAAAGTGTCCGGCGGACTTCGGGTCATCCTCCACGTTCACAACACGAACACTGTCCTGCTGGACCACGTCGGGACCGAGGCGCAGAAGGAACGGTGGATACCTGAGATCGTCGACGAGGGGGCGTCGTTCGCGTTCGCGCTGACCGAGCCCCACGCGGGTTCCGGGACGGATATCAAGACCCACGCGGAGAAGGACGGCGACAAATACGTCCTGAACGGCGAGAAACACCACATCACGAACGCCGACTTCACGGAGTACTTCAACGTAATCACTCGAACGGAAAACGGCTTCTCTATTCTGGTCGTCCCCCGGGATGCCAACGGATTCACGATCCGAGAGATGCCCGAAACGATGGGGAGTCACGGCTCGGAACACTGCTATCTCCACTTCGACGACGTTCGCGTCCCCGAAGAGAACCTGCTCGGTCGCGAGGAGGGAAGTGGTGTTCGAGACGCGGTTAACCACCTTCGCGTGAGCCGTATCTACATCGGTGCGAACGCGTTAGGTATCTCCGAGCGGTGTCTGGAGGAAGCGGTCACCTGGGCGAAAAAGCGAGTTACGTTCGGCAAACCGATCGCCGAACGGCAGGCCGTCCAGCAGTACCTCGGCGAGATGGCCCGCGATGTCTACGCGCTGCGCCTCGCCGTCGAGGACGCCGCACGGAAAGTTGATGAGAACGGGCGGGCGGGAATCGAGGCCGACCTCTGTAAGCTCATGGCCAAGGACGTCACGCAACAAGTCACCGACAACGCGATGCTCGTGTTCGGCGGACTCGGCTACTATCGAGAGGCACCCATCCAGCGGTTCTACCGCGACGCTCGCCTCAACTGGCTCGAGGAAGGGACCCCCTCGATCCAGCAGATAACCGCTGCGAAGAACCTCCTGAACGGCGAATACCCGTACGAACTCGATGAACAGGCGGTCGCTCATCTCGACCACCCGATCGACGACTACAATCCCGAGGGTGGCGACGAGTACAAACTGTCGTACGAACTATAA
- a CDS encoding phenylacetate--CoA ligase family protein, with amino-acid sequence MGESAATDAFNPERESMERDEIENRQERMLREKVEHAYENTSHYREVFDEADLAPSDIKTINDYQRLVPTMLKEDVRDNRSVDDPFGGFLAVDRDELDYLHTSTGTTGTPTFMPVQEEEVSAAGELIARTLYQSGLEEGDVALNAGLYYHLYSRMIENAYSEHLGMTHFNRGGLPFEIESDLENVELWKMADPAIINMTHSSLQKATALLQEHDVEPSDAFPDLKAVVTAGAVVTGTARQELEDFWGVPLIEHGGPTDQMSFMGTFCEARTEGWGHFFEDQGFHEILDLDTLEPVAEGERGEHTYTTFHLDSTPYLRWRSEDAGVHGGYDCSCGRCHMRTQILGRTVQEVNVQGTSVFPRDFEGVRDDHGYPESPYQLVRRSAQPQDLLKMLFSADISDEERDSIVADLAETLDLEEAAVDLGQIDEEDIPMKGEWKYELIREKDEE; translated from the coding sequence ATGGGAGAATCAGCGGCTACTGACGCGTTCAATCCCGAACGCGAGTCCATGGAACGAGACGAGATCGAGAACCGGCAAGAGCGGATGCTCCGAGAAAAGGTAGAGCACGCGTACGAGAACACGAGCCACTACCGAGAGGTGTTCGACGAAGCGGACCTCGCTCCGTCGGACATCAAGACGATCAATGACTACCAGCGCCTCGTGCCTACGATGCTCAAGGAAGATGTCCGGGACAATCGTTCGGTCGACGATCCCTTCGGGGGCTTCCTCGCCGTCGACCGGGACGAACTCGACTACCTCCACACCTCGACCGGGACGACCGGGACGCCGACGTTCATGCCGGTTCAGGAAGAGGAAGTGAGCGCAGCCGGCGAACTCATCGCACGAACGCTGTACCAGAGTGGCCTCGAGGAGGGTGACGTCGCCCTCAACGCCGGACTGTACTACCACCTCTACAGCCGGATGATCGAGAACGCATACAGCGAGCACCTCGGCATGACCCACTTCAACCGCGGTGGACTCCCGTTCGAGATCGAGAGCGATCTGGAGAACGTCGAACTGTGGAAGATGGCCGATCCGGCTATCATAAACATGACTCACTCCTCGCTACAGAAGGCGACGGCGCTCCTGCAGGAACACGACGTCGAACCCAGCGACGCGTTCCCGGACCTGAAAGCGGTCGTCACCGCCGGTGCGGTCGTCACCGGGACCGCGCGGCAGGAACTCGAGGACTTCTGGGGCGTCCCGCTCATCGAGCACGGCGGCCCGACCGATCAGATGTCGTTCATGGGAACGTTCTGCGAAGCACGGACCGAGGGATGGGGCCACTTCTTCGAGGATCAGGGATTCCACGAAATACTCGACCTCGACACCCTCGAACCGGTGGCCGAGGGCGAACGCGGCGAACACACCTACACCACTTTCCACCTCGATAGCACGCCGTACCTCCGATGGCGTTCGGAAGACGCCGGCGTCCACGGCGGCTACGACTGCTCCTGTGGCCGCTGTCACATGCGAACGCAGATCCTCGGTCGGACCGTCCAGGAGGTAAACGTTCAGGGAACCTCGGTGTTCCCGCGTGATTTCGAGGGGGTCCGGGACGATCACGGCTATCCCGAATCACCCTACCAGCTCGTGCGTCGATCCGCGCAACCGCAGGACCTCCTTAAGATGCTGTTCTCGGCCGACATTTCCGACGAGGAGCGTGACTCGATCGTCGCTGATCTCGCCGAAACCCTCGATCTCGAGGAGGCTGCCGTCGATCTCGGTCAAATCGACGAGGAGGATATCCCGATGAAGGGAGAGTGGAAGTACGAACTCATCCGGGAAAAGGACGAGGAATGA
- a CDS encoding Zn-ribbon domain-containing OB-fold protein, whose translation MSRVHPEYDESRRLVDGSIRTADDGDPVLVGTECAECGFVVFPTRPFCRNCLSENVDDIDLSRNGELRTYTVAHTGQEGFEPPYAFGFVDLPEGVRLYSLLKGWESGTLEVGAPVELTLDEIKPDPKTGEPLFGHVFRLVEGDDD comes from the coding sequence ATGTCACGGGTACACCCAGAGTACGACGAGTCGCGGCGACTCGTCGACGGATCGATACGGACCGCCGATGACGGCGACCCGGTCCTCGTCGGTACAGAGTGCGCGGAGTGCGGGTTCGTCGTCTTCCCGACGAGACCGTTTTGCCGGAACTGCCTCTCGGAAAACGTCGACGATATCGATCTCTCGCGGAACGGTGAACTACGGACCTACACCGTCGCACACACCGGGCAGGAAGGGTTCGAGCCGCCGTATGCGTTCGGTTTCGTCGATCTCCCGGAAGGGGTCCGACTCTACTCCCTGCTCAAGGGGTGGGAATCGGGGACCCTCGAAGTCGGAGCACCGGTTGAGTTGACGCTCGACGAGATCAAGCCGGATCCGAAAACAGGTGAACCGCTGTTTGGCCACGTGTTCCGTCTCGTGGAGGGTGACGATGACTGA